One Oharaeibacter diazotrophicus DNA segment encodes these proteins:
- a CDS encoding c-type cytochrome — protein sequence MKKILVLTAVAFAAMSSAALAGDPAAGEKVFKKCMACHAVGEGAKNKVGPALNGVVGSVIGKHPEDYQFSKALQEMGAAGKVWDEAALTEWLKSPKAFAPGTKMAFAGLKKDEEIADVIAYLETFK from the coding sequence ATGAAGAAGATTCTGGTTCTGACCGCCGTTGCGTTCGCGGCGATGTCGTCGGCTGCCCTGGCGGGCGATCCGGCCGCCGGCGAGAAGGTCTTCAAGAAGTGCATGGCCTGCCACGCCGTCGGCGAGGGCGCCAAGAACAAGGTCGGCCCGGCGCTGAACGGCGTCGTCGGCTCGGTGATCGGCAAGCACCCGGAGGACTACCAGTTCTCCAAGGCGCTGCAGGAGATGGGCGCCGCCGGCAAGGTCTGGGACGAGGCCGCGCTGACCGAGTGGCTGAAGAGCCCCAAGGCGTTCGCGCCGGGGACCAAGATGGCCTTCGCCGGCCTGAAGAAGGACGAGGAGATCGCCGACGTGATCGCCTACCTCGAGACCTTCAAGTGA